A genome region from Pyrenophora tritici-repentis strain M4 chromosome 9, whole genome shotgun sequence includes the following:
- a CDS encoding Atrophin-1 multi-domain protein produces MLTYPDRQKFEQIRARWEAVRLGEDTPAEMVGWREKSVPQQPVSSEPQENGSSRFRRKLSHGLAFISNPLSQRKTTPGRHQANVPLLATTEPSTTDLTTATPSCETLHSSTHESTTPARSNDSPTEPTTLAANDTSSKSVDADATPKPLPRSRTLSFIPLPVRTEQESFSADVEGAVKSQSFTAMPQPKPDCAPSKIPTPSPPLPERRQSSPRQYLHHHASYHAAQQIKQIAAAHAAAASNGSPVRPQQPLRSRTTPNFVNGPQVSQPARYMAPRRPGPKRPAPSPMAQKPFLQENFPIDKRVTHRRSQIQEVTLKRESLAVPGALNGRRSFGPSSSLAQNRSHSFATPPTTRRLTSHLVQRTPVTVKRIQPQGQYKTQGPDISPKTNRSPMVQPRRTGPPAASTPPTVDVPMPPTLPRSHTDRDLQRKTLGTPNGLGGVWRSSRALAMTTHEVSRLPRSHTFHSLETQRELAPPVPRIPDRYRTPSLSDMTQRLRIRSDMPIKPRHTRIVSDATSCASIPETDEEAHNMHKPHVTGQMPTSMDPAESTISLTAFPPVPISLPSFTSPCAVGNGHFCMEHSIPGLRSLDRADISVFQVKDYMPPLYWAGRFTSRYDQWRTDAMIRELDLNSDHQTSGPLSECKLSEEKLAKCYIFGQLRDLCTSDQAADSLWEFEYKYRKDHRMLGNHLDLLPLPSRKQDDNTTSMGVGAFGRAMRKLTPRKASLVNLIKGKGWNKSDETKNTNLSDHDQETSSEES; encoded by the exons GAACCTCAAGAGAACGGCAGCAGTCGGTTCCGAAGGAAGCTCAGCCATGGACTCGCTTTCATTTCCAACCCTCTCTCGCAGCGAAAGACGACTCCCGGACGTCACCAGGCGAATGTGCCCTTACTAGCTACCACTGAACCGTCCACAACCGACCTCACAACTGCGACCCCTTCGTGCGAGACTTTGCACTCATCAACGCATGAATCTACGACACCCGCCCGCTCCAACGACTCACCAACGGAGCCTACCACGCTCGCCGCCAACGACACATCATCCAAGAGTGTTGATGCCGACGCGACTCCTAAGCCACTCCCGCGATCGCGCACACTGAGCTTTATTCCACTTCCGGTTAGGACAGAACAAGAATCGTTCTCAGCAGACGTCGAGGGCGCTGTCAAGTCCCAGTCGTTCACCGCAATGCCTCAGCCAAAACCCGACTGCGCACCTTCGAAGATTCCCACTCCCAGTCCACCGTTGCCTGAAAGACGCCAGTCCAGCCCCCGTCAGTACCTTCATCATCATGCATCCTATCATGCTGCACAACAGATCAAACAAATTGCAGCAGCTCATGCCGCTGCCGCCAGCAATGGCTCTCCTGTGAGACCCCAGCAGCCGCTGCGATCACGCACGACACCGAATTTTGTCAATGGACCCCAAGTGTCACAGCCAGCTAGGTATATGGCCCCGAGACGGCCAGGACCGAAGAGACCCGCCCCGTCCCCAATGGCACAAAAGCCATTCCTGCAAGAGAATTTCCCAATCGACAAACGCGTTACACATAGAAGGTCACAGATCCAGGAGGTAACATTGAAGCGGGAATCACTTGCAGTACCTGGAGCATTGAATGGCAGAAGGTCTTTTGGACCAAGTTCTTCGCTTGCACAGAATAGAAGTCATAGCTTCGCGACTCCGCCAACTACAAGACGATTGACCTCTCACCTCGTGCAGCGGACGCCAGTCACTGTGAAGCGAATCCAGCCTCAGGGACAGTATAAAACGCAGGGACCAGACATATCTCCGAAGACAAACCGTAGCCCTATGGTGCAGCCTCGCCGTACAGGCCCTCCTGCGGCGTCAACTCCCCCGACAGTTGATGTCCCAATGCCGCCTACTTTACCTCGATCACATACGGATAGAGACCTACAAAGGAAGACCCTGGGAACACCGAATGGTCTGGGTGGTGTTTGGCGGTCTTCTCGCGCACTGGCAATGACAACACATGAGGTGAGCAGGCTCCCACGCTCCCATACCTTCCACAGTTTGGAGACTCAGCGGGAACTCGCTCCGCCTGTACCTCGCATACCAGATCGGTACAGAACTCCATCTTTGTCGGACATGACCCAGCGACTGCGCATTCGTTCAGATATGCCCATCAAGCCTCGCCATACTAGGATCGTATCAGATGCAACCTCATGCGCATCAATTCCTGAGACCGATGAAGAAGCACATAATATGCACAAACCCCATGTAACTGGTCAAATGCCGACGTCCATGGACCCTGCTGAATCCACGATCAGCCTCACAGCATTCCCTCCGGTACCAATTTCGCTCCCATCATTCACTTCTCCATGCGCTGTAGGAAATGGCCATTTCTGCATGGAGCATTCAATTCCAGGACTACGGAGTTTAGACCGTGCTGACATTAGTGTTTTCCAGGTCAAGGATTACATGCCGCCGCTCTACTGGGCAGGTCGATTCACGTCACGCTACGATCAATGGCGTACTGATGCAATGATAAGAGAACTGGACTTGAATTCGGATCACCAGACATCAGGCCCTCTGAGTGAGTGCAAGCTGAGCGAGGAGAAGCTTGCTAAGTGCTACATCTTCGGCCAACTGCGCGATCTGTGCACTTCGGATCAAGCAGCAGACAGTCTTTGG GAGTTTGAGTACAAATATCGGAAGGACCACAGGATGCTCGGCAACCATCTCGATCTTCTACCTCTGCCATCTCGTAAGCAAGACGACAATACGACTTCCATGGGAGTTGGGGCGTTTGGACGTGCTATGAGGAAACTGACTCCGCGCAAGGCTAGCCTTGTAAACCTAATAAAGGGTAAAGGCTGGAACAAATCCGATGAGACAAAGAACACCAATCTATCCGACCACGACCAAGAGACGTCTTCGGAAGAGTCATAG
- a CDS encoding ferric reductase transmembrane component, protein MNATPPWLRDALRFALTATASTETPWHAHDYDAYKAADGGDLVDPDDPGKDPRFRKLVEAILYGRKFVATYNYVLVGVLLVFTLWHWSEKLALHMRKRSAGTRKKDDDTSSAEEAWSSSSSTIEGSSTPPNTAAKKVDTNESSPLLPPAQRASRNGPGIWRPYCEVKALLQYQPPRIPVINKTLPTNAVSLLVLAWLGLIIFYNFHNMSMTFMSLFVFADRCGIIFIANLPLLYILAAKNQPIKMLTGYSYESLNIFHRRVGEIMCLEAFLHCVGMWLVWFGLLRHLGFTLAKFLFNRVVLLGMAAFIAYELIYFTSLGSFRQRWYEIFLGLHIVLQFAGLIFLWFHHHSSRPYVGISMAIFLVDRLVYRLWLKSSTHPATLTVLEDDETVLLSANWEVNDRKNPLLPKNMTQGWKPNDHIFISVPSLSRKHGIQSHPFTIFSAAPKTTEDEQGKHAWLTLLIRPQSESGFSYKLLEHARETTQARVRLDGPYGSSRALDLLESSETAILIAGGSGIAVAYPLLYALLCPATADPESALSKSGRKVKLLWITHSPNHRLWIPEDKLKELEDWGLDVVISPPTALAGRPDAGAFVGEWVSMEDGRAGVVVSGPDGLVRDVRNTCAGLMRKGRDVDIQVEKFGW, encoded by the coding sequence ATGAATGCAACGCCTCCATGGCTGCGCGACGCTCTCCGTTTCGCTTTGACAGCGACTGCATCCACAGAAACCCCGTGGCATGCGCATGATTACGATGCTTACAAGGCCGCGGACGGAGGTGACCTCGTAGACCCGGATGACCCCGGAAAAGACCCCCGATTTAGAAAATTAGTGGAAGCGATTCTGTATGGTCGAAAGTTTGTCGCAACTTACAACTATGTGCTGGTGGGTGTGTTGCTTGTCTTCACACTATGGCACTGGAGCGAGAAGTTGGCCCTGCATATGAGGAAACGGAGTGCTGGCACGAGGAAGAAGGACGATGATACTAGCAGTGCTGAAGAGGCCTGGAGTAGCTCGAGTAGTACCATCGAAGGAAGCTCTACGCCGCCGAATACTGCCGCGAAAAAAGTAGACACCAACGAATCGAGCCCTCTACTCCCTCCTGCCCAACGAGCATCACGCAACGGACCGGGAATCTGGCGACCGTATTGTGAAGTCAAAGCTCTTCTGCAGTATCAACCGCCTCGTATACCCGTCATCAACAAGACTCTCCCAACCAACGCTGTCTCGTTACTCGTCCTCGCTTGGCTCGGCCTGATCATCTTCTACAACTTCCACAACATGTCGATGACCTTTATGTCCTTATTCGTTTTTGCCGACCGATGCGGCATCATCTTCATCGCAAACCTACCACTGCTCTACATCCTTGCTGCCAAGAACCAACCTATCAAGATGTTGACAGGCTACTCGTATGAAAGCTTAAACATCTTTCATCGAAGAGTTGGAGAGATCATGTGTCTGGAAGCATTTCTTCACTGCGTGGGCATGTGGCTTGTGTGGTTTGGCTTGTTACGACACCTCGGATTTACGCTGGCAAAATTCCTGTTCAACCGCGTCGTACTGCTTGGTATGGCAGCTTTCATCGCGTACGAGTTGATTTACTTTACGAGCTTGGGCAGCTTCCGGCAACGGTGGTATGAGATATTCCTGGGGCTACATATTGTACTTCAGTTTGCCGGTCTCATTTTCTTGTGGTTCCACCACCATTCTTCGAGACCCTACGTCGGCATCTCGATGgccatcttcctcgtcgaTCGCCTGGTGTATAGACTGTGGCTGAAATCAAGCACACACCCCGCAACGCTTACTGTATTAGAAGACGACGAGACGGTTCTGCTTTCTGCAAACTGGGAAGTCAATGACCGCAAGAACCCTCTACTGCCGAAGAACATGACACAAGGCTGGAAGCCCAACGACCACATCTTCATTTCTGTACCGTCGCTTTCCCGCAAGCACGGCATACAATCCCACCCATTTACCATATTTTCTGCAGCACCCAAAACAACAGAAGATGAGCAGGGGAAACATGCATGGCTCACTCTACTCATCCGCCCCCAATCCGAATCGGGCTTCTCATATAAACTCCTCGAGCACGCACGCGAAACGACCCAAGCGCGCGTTCGCCTCGACGGTCCTTATGGCTCTTCGCGGGCGCTTGATCTTTTAGAATCCTCCGAAACGGCTATCCTCATCGCAGGCGGTTCCGGCATCGCTGTCGCGTACCCGCTTCTCTACGCACTTCTTTGCCCCGCGACTGCCGACCCTGAATCCGCGTTGAGCAAGTCCGGGAGAAAAGTAAAGTTGTTGTGGATCACACATTCGCCGAACCACCGGCTCTGGATCCCAGAAGACAAGCTCAAGGAGTTGGAAGACTGGGGCCTGGATGTCGTCATCTCGCCACCGACAGCATTGGCGGGGAGGCCTGATGCCGGGGCTTTTGTAGGGGAATGGGTGAGTATGGAGGACGGGCGGGCTGGCGTTGTAGTCAGTGGCCCGGATGGTTTGGTAAGAGATGTTAGAAACACGTGTGCGGGTTTGATGCGCAAGGGGCGCGATGTTGATATACAAGTTGAGAAGTTTGGGTGGTAG
- a CDS encoding CaiD, Enoyl-CoA hydratase-carnithine racemase encodes MHAFRSAPRVASQFRSSGWPRFVRGIATERSYEHLLVSVPKPGVGLLQLNRPKALNALCTPLILEINQALRDFQNDKSIGAIVLTGSERAFAAGADIKEMKDLTFSDAYGNDFIESWSDLVTFLKKPLITAVNGYALGGGCELAMMGDIMYAGPKANFGQPEIKLGVIPGAGGSQRLTKAIGKSRAMEVILTGDNITAQQAGEWGLVAKVFETPEECVNGAIATAEKIASYSQIAVKAAKEVVNKSQDLGIREGVEYERRVFHGLFGSEDQKIGMTAFAAKEKAKWMHK; translated from the exons ATGCATGCATTTCGATCAGCTCCGAGGGTTGCCTCGCAGTTTCGATCCAGCGGTTGGCCCAGATTTGTGAGGGGAATTGCTACTGAGAGATCCTATGAGCACCTGCTTGTGTCTGTGCCAAAGCCTGGTGTAGGTTTGC TCCAGCTCAACCGCCCAAAAGCCCTGAACGCGCTGTGTACACCCCTCATTCTCGAGATCAATCAAGCTTTACGCGACTTCCAAAATGACAAGTCTATCGGCGCCATTGTTCTTACTGGCTCGGAGAGAGCCTTCGCGGCAGGCGCGGACATCAAGGAGATGAAAGACCTCACATTCAGCGACGCATACGGCAACGACTTCATAGAGTCATGGTCAGACCTGGTCACATTCCTCAAGAAACCACTCATCACTGCTGTTAACGGATACGCGCTGGGTGGAGGTTGTGAACTCGCCATGATGGGTGACATCATGTACGCAGGACCCAAGGCTAATTTCGGCCAGCCAGAGATCAAGCTGGGTGTCATACCTGGTGCTGGCGGCTCGCAGCGTCTTACCAAGGCGATCGGAAAGTCAAGAGCCATGGAGGTCATTCTTACTGGCGACAACATTACTGCGCAGCAAGCTGGCGAGTGGGGACTTGTCGCCAAGGTTTTCGAGACACCCGAGGAGTGCGTCAACGGTGCTATTGCGACGGCAGAGAAGATCGCATCCTATAGCCAGATTGCCGTCAAGGCTGCCAAGGAGGTTGTGAACAAGAGCCAGGACCTCGGTATCCGGGAGGGTGTTGAGTATGAAAGGAGGGTCTTCCATGGACTGTTCGGGAGTGAGGATCAGAAGATTGGAATGACTGCTTTTGCAGCCAAAGAGAAGGCCAAGTGGATGCACAAGTGA
- a CDS encoding TFB2, RNA polymerase II factor — protein MSASSSTQALEYLEGLPLATHKKLYEQPSTVLAVFRCMLPHLAKSIVMAMLYMPSPFPAADLDAWFKPSARKEKERATFTLDRLHIITSSRQDNGTLSWTLSPGFQRSLRNAIEGSGTHRSFGVPATKEESGKRVSVEFLDEYSRAQWEGILYYLVSGAAGLGKDNISRAEVSPSTKTLLNTGDLVRTIHGSPRITKDGFSFVLQETNAQVWSLLIIYLKVTNELGMSETEVLAFLFMLGSLELGQDYSTSTLSPTQLRMLDDLSSMGLIYRSDKNARTFYPTRLATTLTSDSGSAMSASSNDIAQAGQGNAGPSATANKGFIIIETNYRLYAYTNSLIQIAILSLFTKLQHRFPNLVSGKLTKESVHKAVQSGITSAQIISYLTTYAHPQMQKTVPYIPPTVMDQIRLWEYEGERVETTPGYLMREFSSDAEYRDVMGYASALGVLVWQNDGARCFFVSQVEQISAYLKKKKENRESARGR, from the exons ATGTCGGCCTCATCTTCCACCCAGGCGCTGGAATACCTCGAAGGCCTGCCTTTGGCGACACATAAGAAGCTGTATGAGCAACCCTCAACGGTGCTGGCGGTTTTCCGCTGCATGCTTCCGCATCTTG CCAAATCCATTGTTATGGCGATGCTCTACATGCCCTCGCCCTTCCCCGCCGCCGACCTCGACGCTTGGTTTAAGCCCTCTGCGCGCAAAGAGAAGGAACGTGCAACCTTCACGCTCGACCGTCTACACATCATCACCTCGTCGCGACAAGACAACGGCACATTATCATGGACCCTCAGCCCAGGCTTCCAGCGCAGCTTGCGAAATGCAATTGAAGGATCCGGTACTCATCGCTCCTTTGGTGTACCAGCAACCAAGGAAGAGAGCGGAAAGCGAGTGAGCGTGGAATTCTTGGATGAATACTCGAGGGCACAATGGGAGGGCATCTTGTACTACCTTGTGAGCGGTGCAGCGGGACTTGGAAAGGACAATATCTCGCGAGCGGAGGTTAGCCCGAGCACCAAGACGCTGCTGAATACGGGCGACCTTGTGCGGACGATACATGGGAGTCCGAGGATCACCAAGGATGGCTTTTCTTTTGTGCTGCAAGAGACAAATGCGCAGGTTTGGAGTCTGCTTATCATTTATCTCAAGGTGACCAATGAA CTCGGCATGTCCGAAACTGAAGTCCTGGCCTTTCTCTTCATGCTTGGTTCCCTTGAACTAGGCCAAGACTACTCAACCTCCACCCTCTCTCCCACACAATTACGGATGCTAGACGACCTCTCTTCAATGGGTCTCATCTACCGTTCTGACAAGAACGCGCGAACCTTTTACCCAACCCGTCTTGCTACGACCCTGACCTCGGATTCTGGCAGCGCCATGTCCGCATCCTCAAACGACATTGCACAAGCCGGCCAAGGCAATGCCGGACCGTCTGCAACAGCAAACAAGGGTTTCATCATCATCGAAACAAACTACAGACTCTACGCCTACACGAACAGCCTCATCCAAATCGCCATCCTCAGTCTCTTCACCAAACTTCAACATCGTTTCCCTAACCTCGTCTCCGGCAAACTAACAAAAGAATCCGTCCACAAAGCGGTCCAATCTGGCATCACATCCGCCCAAATCATCTCCTACCTCACCACCTACGCCCATCCACAGATGCAAAAAACCGTACCGTACATCCCGCCTACCGTCATGGACCAAATACGCCTCTGGGAATATGAGGGCGAGCGTGTGGAAACCACGCCGGGCTACTTGATGCGCGAGTTCAGTTCCGATGCAGAGTATAGGGACGTTATGGGCTATGCGAGTGCGCTGGGcgtgctggtgtggcagaATGATGGGGCCAGGTGCTTTTTTGTGAGCCAGGTGGAGCAGATTAGTGCGTATCttaagaagaagaaggagaataGGGAGAGTGCTAGGGGCCGGTGA
- a CDS encoding RER1, Golgi protein involved in Golgi-to-ER retrieval has translation MDSPEPDTPFAAVTAQTTKYGALFQTYLDKATPYKGYRWGGSAAIFFLFGIRIFVAQGWYIVAYTLGIYLLNLFLAFLSPKFDPALEQDEGMEDGNASGLPTKEDQEFRPFVRRLPEFKFWYSATRAITIGFFCSWFEIFNLPVFWPVLVVYWLILFGLTMRRQIQHMIKYRYVPFTVGKTRYPGASN, from the exons ATGGATTCTCCGGAGCCCGATACCCCTTTCGCCGCAGTGACTGCGCAAACAACAAAATACGGCGCT TTGTTCCAAACATATCTCGACAAGGCGACACCATACAAGGGTTACCGATGGGGGGGTTCAGCAgccatcttcttcctcttcggCATACGTATATTCGTCGCGCAAGGATGGTACATTG TCGCATACACGCTTGGCATCTACCTCCTGAATCTCTTCCTCGCCTTTCTTTCCCCAAAATTCGATCCCGCGCTAGAACAAGATGAGGGTATGGAAGATGGAAACGCCTCCGGGCTCCCCACAAAAGAAGACCAGGAGTTCCGACCCTTTGTCCGGAGACTGCCGGAGTTCAAGTTTTGGTACTCTGCTACCAGGGCGATTACTATTGGCTTTTTCTGCAGTTGGTTCGAAATTTTCAACCTGCCAGTCTTCTGGCCCGTGTTGGTTGTATACTGGTTGATTCTGTTTGGCCTGACGA TGCGACGTCAAATTCAGCACATGATCAAATACCGTTACGTCCCCTTTACCGTCGGCAAGACGCGTTACCCAGGCGCTTCCAACTAA